The genomic interval CGGCCTTGCCCTCGTCGCCGGTGAGCCAGCTCAGCACGGCGCGAAGGTCCGACAGGTCGACGAGGGCCAGGCCGTTGGCATCGGCGTAGTGGAAGACGAGACCCAGGCTCGATTCCTGAGTCTCGTTCAACCCCAGGACTTTGCTCAGCAGCAGCGGCCCGAATCCCGAGACGGTCGCGCGCACCGGGATGCCCTTGCCGATGCCGCCGAGCGCGAAATACTCGGTGACGGATGCAGCGGGCTGCCATCCCTGCCCGATCGCCTGTGTGCGCGCCAGCAGCTTCTCGCTCGACTCCCCGGGTGTCGCGACACCGGACAGGTCGCCCTTGATGTCGGCTGCGAACACCGGGACGCCCTTCGCAGCGAGCTGCTCGGCAAGTCCCTGAAGGGTGCGGGTCTTGCCGGTGCCCGTCGCGCCCGCCACGAGCCCGTGACGATTCATCATCGCGAGCGGAATGCGGATCTGCGCCTCCGCGACCGGGTCGCCGTTGACGAGCGCTCCAAGGTCGAGCGTCGTGCTTTCGAACGTGTAGCCCTTGACGACCGCAGCGACCTGATCTGCGGTGAGCGGGCCATCCTCGCCGGGTGCGGTGGGCGCCTGCGGCGGCGCCGCTGCCGTCGTGGCCGAGCTCGCAGCGGTCCCTGAGCTCGCAGCGGTCCCTGAGCTCGCAGCGGTCCCTGAGCTCGCAGCGGTCCCTGAGCTTGTCGAAGGGTCCGCTGCGCCGCTGGACGCTTCGACAGGCTCAGCGACCGGTTCAGACTCAGCGACCGGGTGGGGAGCCCCGAGCTTCGCCTGTGCAGCGGCTGCCTCCGCTGCCGCGAGCGCGGCCCTGGCCTGCGCCGCCTTCAGCTGCGCCTCGGCGGCCTCGGCCTCGGCGCGCAGGCGCGCGAGTTCGGCCTCGGCTGCGGCGACGGTGGGATCGGTCGACTCTGACGCGCTCATCCGGTCAGCCTAGCGACGGCGGCGCGGGCGCGGCATCCACTCGTTCTCGGGCGATGACCGTTGCGAAGAACCCCGCGACGACGAGCGCGGTGCCGGCACCGACGAGCATGCCTCCCAGAGTGTCGCTCAGCCAATGAGCGTGCAGGTAGGTGCGGCTGAGTGCCATCAGCAGCACCCACGTCGCACCCACCACCGCGACCCAGAGTCGCGGAAACAGGGTCACCGCCGCCACCGCGATCGTCGTCGCGTTGGCAACGTGCCCTGACGGATACGACCCGTAGTCCGACACCACGATGATGTCTTCGGGTCTGGCTCTGCCGAAGGCGTGCTTCAGGAGCTGGACGCACCCCGCAGTGGCTGTCTCCGCTGTGAGGAAGTATGCCGCCGACCAGGGACGCTTGACCAGGATGAGGGCGACCGCGCCGCCGAGTGGCACCGCGAGTGTGCCGAACCATCCCCCGCCCAGGAAGTTCATCACCTGCGAGAAGCCGAGCATGAAGGGCGAGACCCATGCGGCGAGCACGTCGTTCCACCACGTGTCGATCGCGAACGGCTCCACACCGCGGATGAAGATCCAGGCGCCGAGCAGGCACGACGCCGCGATCAGCAGTCCCCCGACGACGAAGACCGCCGCCCGAGACGACATGCGGAGAGACGTGCGCGCGGGTTCCATCGGACCATTGTGTCCCTCAGGCGCGGCATCCGGGGGTGCCTTGTGCTGACGGAGCATGATGTGCACATGCCTCAAGTGGTCGACGTCGTCCGCGCACTCATCGCCCCGGTGACACGCACGCGCCTTTTCCGTCGATGGGGACCCATCGCGCTTCCGCCCATCGAAGCCGCTCTCGCGCGCCTCACCAACGGGCGTGTGCAGCTGAGCGGACTGCTCGTGCCCTCGCTCGTGCTGCACACCCTCGGCGCCAAGTCCGGCGAACCCCGCGACGCGCCACTCATGTACACGCCTGACGGGCGCGGGCGCGCCATCGTCGCCGGCAGCAACTTCGCCGACGGACGGCACCCGGCATGGACGGCGAACCTCATCGCGCATCCGGATGCCGCCATCACGGTACGCGGCCGACGCATGCCCGTCCGGGCATCCCTCATTCCCGATGAAGACCGGGACGCGACGTGGGCGCGCATCGAGCGCCAGTGGCCCGGCTATCGCGGCTACGAGCGGGAGTCCGGTCGCGTGGTGCGCCTCTTCGTGCTGCAGCCGGTGCGCGAAGCGCCGCCCGGCTGATCCAGCATCGACCCCGCTGCCGCGACAGCGATCGGTCTCGAGGCCGTATCCGAGGCATGATAGGCGCATGACCAGTGCCGTCGACGTGGTCCGCACCGTGATCGCGCCTCTCACCCGCACGGCGTGGTGGCGCAAGCTGGCGCCGATCGTGCTGCCTCCGATCGAGCGGTTGCTCTCTCGCGTCTCGCGTGGGCGCTTCCAGCTCAGCGGCATCATCGTGCCCTCCCTCATGCTCCACACGATCGGCGCGAAGTCGGGCGAGCCACGCGACGCTCCGCTGATGTACACGGCCGACGGCAGAGGACGTGCGATCGTCGCGGGCACCAACTGGGCGGGAGCGAAGCACCCGGCGTGGACGGCGAATCTGCTCGCGCATCCGGATGCCGATATCACCGTCCGCGGACGCCGCATGGCCGTGCACGCCACCCTCATCCCGGATGAGGAGCGAGACGCCACCTGGGCGCTCATGGAGGCCCAGTGGCCCGATTATCGCGACTATGAGCGGGACTCCGGCCGGACGGCGAGGATCTTCATCCTGCAGCCTGTCCACAGGCCATCCGGCGCCGCGGAGAGCGCACCGTAGACCCGGCCCGTGATCGTCGCCGTCGTCGACGACCGCGTGAGTGGCATCACCGCGACGCTGGACCTGCCGCCCATCGGCTACTGCAGCTGACTCGCGCTCCTGCTCAGGGGGTGAGCAGCCCGATGGTGCGCGGGCGCACGATCGCCCAGAGCGAGACGATGCCGATGATCGCGCAGCCGGTCATGACAAGCGCCATCGTCGTCGGCGTGATGCCGGCATCCCGCGCGATCCATCCCACGATCGGGGCGATGAGACCCGCGACCCCGAAGTTCGTCGCACCGATGAGCGACGCCGCTGTGCCCGCGGCCTTGCCATGTCGATCCAGAGCCAGCACCTGTACGCAGGGGAACGTGAAACCGCACGCCGTCATGAAGAAGAAGAGCGGGATCATGACGCCCCAGATGCCTGCACCGAGCTGATCGAGCACGATGATCGAGGCGGATGCGACGACCAGCACCGCGGTCGAGAATGCCATGACCCACTGCGGACCGAACCGTGCGGCGAGCCGCGATGCCGCCTGCACGCCCAGTACGACGCCGAGCGAGTTGACCGCGAAGAGCAGTCCATACTGCTGAGCGTCGAAGTCGAACGTGCTCTGGAACAGGAACGACGAGCTCGAGAGGTACGAGAACAGACCGCTGAAGGTCATGGCGCCGATGATCAGAACTCCGATGAACACGCGGTCCGACAGGACGCTCTTGTACCGCTGCAGGACGGTCGTGCTGCCGCGATCACTGCGCCGCGCCTTGGGGAGCGTCTCGGGCACCAGGAAGATCGCGCACACCAGCATGACCGCGCCGTAGATCGCGAGCACCACGAAGATGCCGCGCCACGGCATCACCGCCAGCAGTGCCGACCCGATGAGCGGTGCGGCGACGGGCGCGACTCCGGAGACGAGGGCCAGTCGCGACAGCATGACAACGAGGCGGCGTCCGCCGAACAGGTCGCGGACGATCGCCATCGCGACGACGCCGCCGGCGGCCGCGCCCATTCCCATGAGCACGCGTGCGATGCCCAGGGTGATCAGAGTCGGAGACAACGCTGCTCCGATGCTGGCGACGACGTGCAGCGCCGTCACGGCGAGCAACGGGATGCGGCGGCCCACCTTGTCGCTGAGCGGCCCGACGATGAGCTGCCCGAGTGCGAAGCCCAGCATCGTGCCCGTGAGGGTGAGCTGGATCATCGTGGCGGTCGTCTGGAAGTCCTCCATCAGCACCGGGAACGCCGGCAGATAGAGGTCGACGGTGAACGGTCCGAGCGCCGTCAGCGCACCGAGCAGGATGATGTAGACCACCCTGCGCCCGTGTGAGATCGAGTCGCCCGGGTGAAGCATGATCGGCGCCGTGGCCGGATTCGGTCCGAGCGTGCGGATGGCACCCGTCGCGGGCACTCCGCCGATCGTGTGGATCGCCCCGGTGGCCGACAGGTCGCTGACGGTTCGGACAGCGCCGGTCGAGGGCGCGGGCGACGTCGAGGCGCCTTCGGTGGCATCCGTCGGAGGAATGACGGGAACAGTGGCGGTATCGAGCACAGGGTCTTCGTTTCAGAAACGGGAGCGGAGTGCGCCGACACCGGTGGGGCGCATGGGGATGGGTCGTTCCGGATCGGCTGGATCGAATCGATTCGGAGATCTCTATCGTAACGGATGCATCCCCCTTCCCCGCAACCGCCGACGCGGCATCGGGTGTTTGCCCCGGCTTCTGTCGGCGCCTTCTCAGACCCCCTCGCATGCGCTCGCATAGGATGGCCGTACTCTTTGCGCCACCCCCACCGACCTGTCCGCCAGCCCTGTGCCGGGCGCCCGAGCCGAGATCCTGCTTATGACCCCGACATCCCAGCGCCCGTCCGACAAGCGCGTCAGCGGCAACCCCGCAACGCAAGCCGACATCAATCTCACCGTCAAGCAGCAGCGGGAGCAGAAGCGCCAGGAGAAGCTGGCCGAGTACCAGAAGCAGCTCGCCAAGCGCCGGCGCAGCAAGCTCGTGTGGTGGGTCGTCGGATCGGCCGCCGTCGTGGTCGTCATCGCTCTGATCGTCGCCTCCATCGTCTTCGCTCCGAAGGCGGCACCGACCTACACCCCCGGCAGTGACGGCGCGGATATCGAGGGCGTCGAAACGTTCGAGAATGTGACCGAGCACGTCGACGGCACCGTGGACTACCCCCAGTCGCCTCCGGCAGGCGGGCCGCACAACCCGGTGTGGCTCAACTGCGGCATCTACGACCAGCCTGTGCCGAACGAGAACGCCGTCCACGCTCTCGAGCACGGCGCGATCTGGGTGACGTACGACGCATCGCAGGTCACGGGTGACGAACTGGCGAGCCTGAAGAGCCAGCTGCCGTCGACGTACGTGGTCCTCTCGCCTTTCGAGGGACTCGATTCGCCGATTGTGCTGAGCGCCTGGAACCACCAGCTGAAGCTCGATTCCGCGGATGACTCGCGGATCCCGCAGTTCTTCGAGGAGTACTGGCGCAGC from Microbacterium pumilum carries:
- a CDS encoding DUF3105 domain-containing protein, whose translation is MTPTSQRPSDKRVSGNPATQADINLTVKQQREQKRQEKLAEYQKQLAKRRRSKLVWWVVGSAAVVVVIALIVASIVFAPKAAPTYTPGSDGADIEGVETFENVTEHVDGTVDYPQSPPAGGPHNPVWLNCGIYDQPVPNENAVHALEHGAIWVTYDASQVTGDELASLKSQLPSTYVVLSPFEGLDSPIVLSAWNHQLKLDSADDSRIPQFFEEYWRSQSAPEPTAACTGGLDAPGKQS
- a CDS encoding nitroreductase family deazaflavin-dependent oxidoreductase — encoded protein: MPQVVDVVRALIAPVTRTRLFRRWGPIALPPIEAALARLTNGRVQLSGLLVPSLVLHTLGAKSGEPRDAPLMYTPDGRGRAIVAGSNFADGRHPAWTANLIAHPDAAITVRGRRMPVRASLIPDEDRDATWARIERQWPGYRGYERESGRVVRLFVLQPVREAPPG
- a CDS encoding nitroreductase family deazaflavin-dependent oxidoreductase, yielding MTSAVDVVRTVIAPLTRTAWWRKLAPIVLPPIERLLSRVSRGRFQLSGIIVPSLMLHTIGAKSGEPRDAPLMYTADGRGRAIVAGTNWAGAKHPAWTANLLAHPDADITVRGRRMAVHATLIPDEERDATWALMEAQWPDYRDYERDSGRTARIFILQPVHRPSGAAESAP
- a CDS encoding multidrug effflux MFS transporter, whose amino-acid sequence is MLHPGDSISHGRRVVYIILLGALTALGPFTVDLYLPAFPVLMEDFQTTATMIQLTLTGTMLGFALGQLIVGPLSDKVGRRIPLLAVTALHVVASIGAALSPTLITLGIARVLMGMGAAAGGVVAMAIVRDLFGGRRLVVMLSRLALVSGVAPVAAPLIGSALLAVMPWRGIFVVLAIYGAVMLVCAIFLVPETLPKARRSDRGSTTVLQRYKSVLSDRVFIGVLIIGAMTFSGLFSYLSSSSFLFQSTFDFDAQQYGLLFAVNSLGVVLGVQAASRLAARFGPQWVMAFSTAVLVVASASIIVLDQLGAGIWGVMIPLFFFMTACGFTFPCVQVLALDRHGKAAGTAASLIGATNFGVAGLIAPIVGWIARDAGITPTTMALVMTGCAIIGIVSLWAIVRPRTIGLLTP
- a CDS encoding phosphatase PAP2 family protein, with translation MEPARTSLRMSSRAAVFVVGGLLIAASCLLGAWIFIRGVEPFAIDTWWNDVLAAWVSPFMLGFSQVMNFLGGGWFGTLAVPLGGAVALILVKRPWSAAYFLTAETATAGCVQLLKHAFGRARPEDIIVVSDYGSYPSGHVANATTIAVAAVTLFPRLWVAVVGATWVLLMALSRTYLHAHWLSDTLGGMLVGAGTALVVAGFFATVIARERVDAAPAPPSLG